The following proteins are encoded in a genomic region of Sesamum indicum cultivar Zhongzhi No. 13 linkage group LG8, S_indicum_v1.0, whole genome shotgun sequence:
- the LOC105167891 gene encoding auxin-repressed 12.5 kDa protein-like isoform X2 has protein sequence MVLLDHLWDDIVAGPPPERGLKYLKRDFKPLNVKGESSSKFQRSLSMPASPGTPGTPTTPSPTAARRDNVWRSVFHPGSNLATKSIGADYFDRPQPNSPTVYDWLYSGETRSKHQ, from the exons ATGGTGCTTCTAGATCATCTTTGGGATGATATTGTAGCCGGGCCGCCGCCGGAACGTGGCCTCAAGTACCTGAAGAGGGATTTCAAGCCATTGAACGTCAAAG GAGAGAGCAGTAGCAAGTTCCAGCGGTCTCTTTCGATGCCAGCTAGTCCAGGAACGCCCGGTACACCGACCACTCCGTCGCCCACGGCGGCTAGGAGGGATAACGTGTGGCGGAGCGTTTTCCACCCGGGGAGCAATCTCGCCACCAAGAGTATCGGAGCTGATTACTTCGACAGGCCACAGCCCAACTCTCCTACCGTTTATGACTg GCTTTACAGTGGGGAGACGAGGAGCAAACATCAGTGA
- the LOC105167891 gene encoding auxin-repressed 12.5 kDa protein-like isoform X1 — protein sequence MVLLDHLWDDIVAGPPPERGLKYLKRDFKPLNVKDAAGESSSKFQRSLSMPASPGTPGTPTTPSPTAARRDNVWRSVFHPGSNLATKSIGADYFDRPQPNSPTVYDWLYSGETRSKHQ from the exons ATGGTGCTTCTAGATCATCTTTGGGATGATATTGTAGCCGGGCCGCCGCCGGAACGTGGCCTCAAGTACCTGAAGAGGGATTTCAAGCCATTGAACGTCAAAG ATGCTGCAGGAGAGAGCAGTAGCAAGTTCCAGCGGTCTCTTTCGATGCCAGCTAGTCCAGGAACGCCCGGTACACCGACCACTCCGTCGCCCACGGCGGCTAGGAGGGATAACGTGTGGCGGAGCGTTTTCCACCCGGGGAGCAATCTCGCCACCAAGAGTATCGGAGCTGATTACTTCGACAGGCCACAGCCCAACTCTCCTACCGTTTATGACTg GCTTTACAGTGGGGAGACGAGGAGCAAACATCAGTGA